CAGTAGAGACGTCATGAGCGAATCCTGTCAGCGTGCGAGATCGAACGGAGCGTGACGGCAGGCCGGCGCCGCCGGCGCGCGGCGGCCACCCCGCGACCGGCTATTCTGGCACGGCAACCGGGGCGCGAACACCGGGTGGCGCACGGCGCGGGCGGATCGGGGCGGCCGCTCGACGCTCACCGGGGAATCGACCCCGCAGCCAAGGTGTCGGGCGTCGCCGTGTCCGTGCCGCCGCCCCGTTTCCATACCCTTCGAGGCCATGCCACCGGCGCGCGCGCGTTTTCATTTTTTGCGCTCGCGGCATCCGGCCGGCGCCTTCGCGGCGTGTTAACATGCGGCTCCCGCGCCCGCCGTTTTCCGATCCGCGCCGCCTTCGCGCCGCGCACAGCGCGCCCGCCCGAGGCTCGAGGCTCGAGGCGCGGCGGCGGCGCCGTCATCCGCACGCACTCCATCCGCCACCATGTCCGCAGGTCTCAATGCCGCTCAAAGCGAAGCGGTGCGCTATCTCGACGGTCCCTGCCTCGTGCTCGCCGGCGCCGGCAGCGGCAAGACGCGCGTGATCACGCAGAAGATTGCCCATCTGATCGAGAACAAGGGTTTCGAGCCGCGCCACATCGCGGCCGTGACGTTCACCAACAAGGCGGCCGCCGAAATGCGCGAGCGCGTCGGCAAGCTGCTCGAAGGCAAGACGCTGACCACGCCCGGCAAGGAAGGCCGCAAGGTGCCCGTCAACCAGCTGACGGTCTGCACCTTCCACTCGCTCGGGGTGCAGATCCTGCGCCAGGAAGCCGAGCACGTCGGGCTCAAGCCGCAGTTCTCGATCATGGATTCGGACGACTGCTTCGGCATGGTGCAGGAGCAGATCGGCACCACCGACAAGGGCCTGATCCGCAAGATCCAGAACATCATCTCGCTCTGGAAGAACGGCCTGATCACGCCCGAAGAGGCCATGACGATCGCCGCCAACGAGGACGAGCATCAGGCCGCGCTCGTCTACCGCAATTACGTGGCGACGCTGCATGCCTATCAGGCCGTCGATTTCGACGACCTGATCCGGCTGCCCACCGAGCTGTTCGCCAGCAACGAGCAGGTGCGCGACCGCTGGCAGAACAAGCTGCGCTATCTGCTGATCGACGAATACCAGGACACCAACGCCTGCCAGTACCAGCTGCTCAAGCTGCTGGCCGGCCCGCGCGCGGCGTTCACGGCGGTCGGCGACGACGACCAGGCGATCTACGGCTGGCGCGGCGCCACGCTGGAAAACCTCGCGCAGCTCGGCAAGGATTTCCCGAAGCTGCATCTGGTCAAGCTCGAGCAGAACTACCGCTCGACGGTGCGGATCCTGACCGCCGCGAACAACGTGATCGCCAACAACCCGAAGCTGTTCGAGAAGAAGCTGTGGTCCGAGCACGGCATGGGCGACACCATCACCGTCACGCCCTGCAACGACGAGGAGCACGAGGCCGAATCGGTGGTATTCCGGCTTTCGGCGCACAAGTTCGAACGGCGCACGCAGTTCCGCGACTACGCGATCCTCTATCGCGGCAACTTCCAGGCGCGCATCTTCGAGCAGGTGCTGCGCCGCGAGCGGATTCCCTACGTGCTGTCGGGCGGCCAGTCGTTCTTCGACAAGGCCGAGATCAAGGATCTGTGCGCCTACCTGCGCCTGATCGCCAACGCCGACGACGATCCCGCCTTCATCCGCGCCGTCACCACGCCGCGCCGCGGCATCGGCAACACCACGCTGGAGGCGCTCGGCTCGTTCGCCGGGCAGGCCAAGGTGTCGCTGTTCGAGGCCGTCTACATGGGCGGCATCGAGGCGCGGCTGTCGGCGCGGCAGGTCGAGCCGCTGCGCATGTTCTGCGACTTCATCCAGCGCCTGACCGAGCGCGCCGACAAGGATCCCGCCACCGTCGTGCTCGACGACATGATGGAGGCGATCCACTACGAGGCGTATCTGTACGACGCGTTCGACGAGCGCCAGGCGCAATCCAAGTGGCAGAACGTGCTGGAATTCCTCGAATGGCTCAAGCGCAAGGGCACCAAGCCCGAGGCCGAGGCCGTGGACGGCGAGGCCGAGGGTTTCCACAACGCCGACGGGCTCGCCGACACCGGCAAGAACCTGCTCGGGCTGATCCAGACCGTCGCGCTGATGTCGATGCTCGAGGGCAAGGAGGAGGATCCCGACGCGGTGCGGTTGTCCACCGTGCATGCCTCGAAGGGGCTCGAATACCCGCACGTGTTCCTGGTGGGGGTCGAGGAAGGCGTGATGCCGCACCGCGGCGGTTCGGAGGACGACGCGATCGACGACGAGCGGATCGAGGAGGAGCGCCGCCTGATGTACGTGGCGATCACGCGTGCGCAGCGCAGCCTCCATCTGAACTGGTGCAAGAAGCGCAAGCGGGCGCGCGAGACGATCGTCTGCGAGCCGTCGCGCTTCATCGCCGAGATGGTGCTCGACGACGCGCCGCCGCCCACGCCGGAGGAGGCGCCGATGACGCCGAAGGACCGGCTGGCGAGCCTGAAGGCGTTGCTGCAGAAGTAAGCCGGGGCGGGCGGCGCGCTTGCCGCCCGCGCCATGGGAATCGGCCCGTGCCGCCGTTGGCGGACACGAGCCGATGCGTTGTTGAGGGGCGCGTGGCGACCGGCGCCGCTTCGTTTATTTCGCCGCGTTGACCATGTAGTCGACGGCGGCCTTCACGTCCTCGTCGGAGGCGTTCGAACCGCCCTTCGGCGGCATCGAGCCCTTGCCGTGCAGCGCGTAGTTGTAGATCTTGTCGATCGGATCGGCCAGGCGCGGCGCCCAGTCGGCCTTGTTGCCGAACTTCGGCGCGCCCAGCACGCCGGTGGCGTGGCAGGCCTGACAGGTCGAGTTGTAGAGCGCCTGCCCGGCGCCGCCCGCGGCGGGCACGGCGGCCGGTGCGGCGCCCGGTTTCGGCAGCGCGGCGATCGCGGCCATCGCGGCGGCCGCCTGCGTGTTCGCGGTGTCGGCGCCGCTCGCGCCCGAGGCTGCCGCGGCATCGGCCGCTGCGCCCGAGGCCGGTGCCGCGTTGGCGGCCGGCTGGGCCGGTTCCGCGAAGTTCGCGCCGGCGTGGTTCGCCATGTAAACGACGGCGCGCGCAATTTCGAAATCGCTGACGTCGTCGGGGCTGGTGCCGCCGCGCGCGGGCATCGCGCCCTTGCCGGTCAGCGCCGTGTGCAGCAGCGTGTCGTAGCCCTGCGCGATGCGCGGTGCCCAGTCGCCGGCGTTGCCGAACTTCGGCGCGCCGGCCGCGCCGGTGCCGTGGCAGGTCACGCAGACCGCCTGGTAGATGGCTTCGCCGCTCTTGTAGGTCTTCGGCGCGTTGGCGTCCTTGACGTCGACCTGCGCGAGCGGCGCGATGCGCTGCGCGACGGCCGCGTCCGACAGGCCGTCGGTGCCGGCGCCGGAGCGGAACGCGTGATCGGCATAGCCGGCCAGCAGGATGATGATGACGATCGGGATCGCGAACGACGCGACGATCACGGCGATCAGTTGCCCGGGCGTCTTGATGGGCGCTTCGTGTTGGGGCGCTTCGCTCATGCTGGCCTCGTCTCCGTGAATAGGAATTGTGCTCGGGTTCGGCTGCGGCAGAATGTCTGACGACGGAAGCTCGAATGATTATAGACGCCTCTTTTTCCGCGCAAAGGGCCGGTTGCGACGCGCGTTTACCCGCACGCATGCGGGCCACGGCGGTGGCGGGCGCGGCCGGTGGACGCTGTGGGCGAAACCGGGTATGCTTTCGGTCTTGCCGACGTCACCGAATGGTTTTTCAGGGTCGTGACGCGGTTTCCCCGATGCGCCCGTAGCTCAATGGATAGAGTACTGCCCTCCGAAGGCAGGGGTTGCTGGTTCGATCCCAGCCGGGCGCGCCATCTGGTTGTTCTCCGAAATTTCCCGAAGTCTTGAAAAGCCGCGCTGGATAAGGCGCGTGGGTATTTGCGTTCGCAGAACGCCAAGGCATGCCCGCGAAATCCGGCGCCAGAGCGTCATGGGAAACACACAGGGAAAAACACGCGGCCCTACGCGAATACAGGCCGGCTGCCGGAAGGTGGGTCGAACCCGAGAATTCGTCCGGCTCGCGAGGCCGGGGTCCGTCCGTCGCGGCATGCGGGACGGGAAAAACCTGGCGCCAGGGCTTGTTCGTAGCCCGCCTATATCGCCGACGGCAGCACCAATCAGACCGGATTCCAGGCGAAGACCACCAGAAACCGCCCTGAAGCCCACCCGGGCGGAACCCGAGCGGGAATCACATCGAAGAGGCCGGCGCGATCAGATCGCAACTGCGCCCCGGCCCCCATTTCGGGCGCATGCCAGTCCCACCCCGCCACCCCATCCGCAAGGCCAAGACCGACACGCGCCACCCCGGCTCCTCATTCCAGCCTGACGTCGACTTCCCCCGCCGCCACCACCAGCGCCTTTCTCGCCGCGTCCTGCATCGAATCGAGCCCCAGCCCCCGCAGCGTGATCGTGACGCTCCTGCCGCCGATCGTCGTCTCGATCTCGGGGATCGTGTAGACGTCGAACGCCAGGCCGCGCAGCGCCGCCGTGACCGCTTCCCTGATGACGGGGTTGAAGGCACTCAACAACACGCCGGCGTCGACAATCACGGGCAGGCCGTGGAAATGCCAGTTCACGTCGACGTCGTCGAGCGCCCGGAACACGATCTTCACTTTCCGCTCCGGCGTGATCTCGATCGAGGCCTCGGCCTGTACGGAACCGTCGGCACTGGCGGTGAAGCCGACATCGCCAAAGATGGTCGAGGCGGCGAGCTTCGCGCCGCCGTCCACGCCGATCGACAGCTTGTACCGGTTGCCCGCCCCCGCGGTCACCTGGAACCGGGGATTGGCGAAGGTCAGCCAGTATTCCGCCGAGACGGTCGTGATGCCGAGGTCGCGGCTCCACCGGTCACGCACGGAAATGTCTTTCAGGAAGGTGGTGGCGACGGCATCCAGGGTGGGCGTGTCGACGCCGCAGAACAGGCGCCCGCGGGGCCAACCGGACGGCGGCGGGGTGACCGCCGCGTCCGGCGCCATGCAGGTCGAGCCGAGCAGGTAGGGCGGCTGCACGGCGACCACCGGCGCGGCGAATTGAACGCCGTTCAGGTCCAGCGCGGGAATCGCAATGCGCCCGAGAATTTCCCGGTTCAGGTAGTCGAGCAGCAGCGGCAGGAAGGCCTGGTTCAGCGCGAGTTCCAGGATGACCCGCAGCGGTTCGTCGATCTGCCCTGAGGCGATCTGCAACTCGCCCCGGTCGAGATGAATCGTCA
The genomic region above belongs to Burkholderia plantarii and contains:
- a CDS encoding c-type cytochrome → MSEAPQHEAPIKTPGQLIAVIVASFAIPIVIIILLAGYADHAFRSGAGTDGLSDAAVAQRIAPLAQVDVKDANAPKTYKSGEAIYQAVCVTCHGTGAAGAPKFGNAGDWAPRIAQGYDTLLHTALTGKGAMPARGGTSPDDVSDFEIARAVVYMANHAGANFAEPAQPAANAAPASGAAADAAAASGASGADTANTQAAAAMAAIAALPKPGAAPAAVPAAGGAGQALYNSTCQACHATGVLGAPKFGNKADWAPRLADPIDKIYNYALHGKGSMPPKGGSNASDEDVKAAVDYMVNAAK
- a CDS encoding UvrD-helicase domain-containing protein, whose translation is MSAGLNAAQSEAVRYLDGPCLVLAGAGSGKTRVITQKIAHLIENKGFEPRHIAAVTFTNKAAAEMRERVGKLLEGKTLTTPGKEGRKVPVNQLTVCTFHSLGVQILRQEAEHVGLKPQFSIMDSDDCFGMVQEQIGTTDKGLIRKIQNIISLWKNGLITPEEAMTIAANEDEHQAALVYRNYVATLHAYQAVDFDDLIRLPTELFASNEQVRDRWQNKLRYLLIDEYQDTNACQYQLLKLLAGPRAAFTAVGDDDQAIYGWRGATLENLAQLGKDFPKLHLVKLEQNYRSTVRILTAANNVIANNPKLFEKKLWSEHGMGDTITVTPCNDEEHEAESVVFRLSAHKFERRTQFRDYAILYRGNFQARIFEQVLRRERIPYVLSGGQSFFDKAEIKDLCAYLRLIANADDDPAFIRAVTTPRRGIGNTTLEALGSFAGQAKVSLFEAVYMGGIEARLSARQVEPLRMFCDFIQRLTERADKDPATVVLDDMMEAIHYEAYLYDAFDERQAQSKWQNVLEFLEWLKRKGTKPEAEAVDGEAEGFHNADGLADTGKNLLGLIQTVALMSMLEGKEEDPDAVRLSTVHASKGLEYPHVFLVGVEEGVMPHRGGSEDDAIDDERIEEERRLMYVAITRAQRSLHLNWCKKRKRARETIVCEPSRFIAEMVLDDAPPPTPEEAPMTPKDRLASLKALLQK